The window GTCGAGCGGCTGGCGGTGACGGAGCAGACCATCGATTGGGTCGTGGGCGATAAGCGTCACCGCCTGGAAATGTTCGTGACGCAGGGGCCGCATAGCCAGTTCGGGCTACTAAAGGGGCCGGACACCCTGGAGATGGGCAAGCGCGTGGCCGAAACGCAATCGGCCACGGTGGCGGTTCGCCTGACCGAGCGGGCGTCGGGCCGTGTTCTCTTCGAGGACACGGGCCAACACGCGGGGCTGGAAGTGCATGAGGTGGAGGCGCGGCTGTTAAAGATGATCTGAGGGTGGCGGGTGGCGGGTGGCGGGTGGCGGGTGGCTATCTGTGCGATCTGTGAAATCTGTGGATTCTTCTCTTACATCAACGTGATGATCATCTGCGTCGCCAGCACCCCCAGCACCATCAGGAAGACGACCAGGACGCCATAGGCAAACGGCGACTTCAACCCCAAGGCCCGCGACACGAACAACAGCCGGGGCGGGCCGAACATCACGATCAGAACCGCCAACGCCACAATTGTCCACCACCACGCCGCCCCGGTTTGCAGCAGGATCGCCCGCGCCTGAGCGGTAAAAACGACCACCATAACCGCCGTGGCGACCAGCCCGACCAGCGACCACGCCCCATAGCGCAGCGCGGGAGTGGGCTGGATAGCCGGATTGACCCGCAAGGCGAAGACCGGCACGTAGAGCATCGCCAGCGCCAGCCACGCCCCCGGCCCGAAGACGAAATAGGAGGCCGATCCGCCTTCGCCCATCTTGGTCGTGTCTACCAGAGAACTGGAGGCGAAGAAGCCCAATTGCCAGGCAAAGGCCAGCCCGGCAACGAGGGCGAAGGCCACGGCCAGCCCGAAGCGCCACGGACGCGCCGGCCATTCGGCCGTCCCGCCGGGCGTCGGTTCCAGGCGGCGAAACACGAATACCCCGGCCACGAACAGCAGAAACGCCGCGACGAGGATGAGCGCCCCCCTGCCCCCCGGCGCCTGCATGATTGGCCCCAACCAGGGCAGCACCAAATGAGTCGCGGCAAAGGTGGCCGCATCGACGACAAAGGCTAATAGAGTCAGAAAGAGGTAATTGATTTGCTTCATCTAAGGCGGCATTATAACCCAACCCGTCTGAACCCGGCAGTTTGGCGAAAGTAGATCGCGCAATTGACAGCTACATGCCACGCCCTATAATTCTAATTGTATTATTGATCTGGCCTAACGGTATTCAACAGCAGTACCACGATTTCGGCTTATAGAGGTAGTGGGCCGCCGGCCGGCGGCATTGTGGGCGCATTGTGGTCGGGAAGTCCGCACTGTGTCCGTCACGTAATGGTTGTGCGCAATGAGCGAGGAACAAGGGAGAAGAATCCACGCGGATCCGGTGGCCGATGAGTCCTATTGGTCGGCCCTATTCCAGATGGAGGATGCATTTCGTCAAGACGAGGCGCCGGAGCAGCATGGCCCGGCCCAGCCGCCGGCGCCGGAGCACGAACCGGCCCCCGCCCTCACCGGCAACGGCCAACACAATCAGCCCGCCGCCTTCGCGTCACGGGTATCCACCGATCCCTGGCAGTTGGCCCAGGAGTTCATGGACGGCGACCGCCAATTGCAGCTCAAGGTCACCGGCCATAACAAGGGCGGGCTGCTGGTATCCTGGAACGGTATCCAGGGATTCGTGCCCGCCTCGCAACTGATCGACTTCCCGCAATTCCACGTGCCGCGCGAGCGGTTGCAATCGCTGGCCGAATGGCGCGACCGGACGTTGCAACTCAAGATCATCGAGGTCAACAAGCCCAATAGCCGGCTCATCCTCTCCGAGCGGGCCACACTGGTGGCCGCCACGCAGCGCACGAGTTTGCTCAACGTCGTGCAGGTCGGCGAACAGCGCGAGGGGACGGTGACCAACCTGACCGACTTCGGCGCGTTTATCGACCTGGGCGGCGTGGAGGGGCTGGTCCACATCTCCGAGATCTCCTGGAGCCGGGTGACCCATCCCAGTCTGATGCTGAAGCCGGGGCAGGTGGTACGGGTGCTGATTCTCAACGTCGATCCGGGCGCGGCCCGCGTTGCCCTCAGCATGAAGCGGCTGCGGCCCGACCCGTGGCTGACGGCCGAGGAGCGCTACCGTCCCGACCAGTTCGTGCGTGGTGTGATCGGCACGATCACCACCTATGGCGCGTTCGTCATCCTGGAAGAGGAATTGGAAGGGCTGGTGCATATCTCCGAGTTGGCCGAAGGCATGTTCATGCACCCGCGCGACATCGTCCGGCCCGGCGAGGAAGTGACGGCCCGCGTGTTGAGCGTGGACGGCCGCCATAAGCGCATCGCCCTCTCGCTGCGCGGCGCCGACCCCAAGAGGCCCTGAGCCGCCTATGGCGCGCACGGGTTCGCCCTCCGGCCGGCCGCCCAAGAAGCGGCCCGATCCGCCGGTTGAGCCGACACCACTTTCCTGGGACGAGCGTCTGGTTGACGGGCTGGCGGCGCGCCGCCGCGAAGTCGCCGGCGTTCTCCTCATCCTGCTGTCTCTCATCACCCTGTTGGCCCTCGCGGGGCTGGCCGACCTGGGGTGGCTGGCCTGGTGGACGCGGCTGTTGCGCCAGATTTTCGGCTGGGGGGCGTTCATCGTCGCCCTGCTCATCGCTGCCGCTGGGGCGCGCCTGCTGCTCGGCCCCCTGGCGCGGGTCAACCTGTCGCCGTCCAAGGTGCTGGGCGTGGGCATCATCATCGTCGCCGTCATGGGCATCAGCCACCTGGCCGGCGGCTACTCGTTGCGCGACGCCTTCGCCGGGCGGGGCGGCGGGCTGGTGGGTTGGGCGCTATCGGAGCCGCTTTTTGATTTTCTGGGCTTCTTCCTGGGCCTGCTAGTCTATGCCGCCCTGTTCGCCTGGGCGCTGATGTTGCTGACCGGCCGCACCTGGGCCGATGTAGCGCGCGCGCTGGTGGCCCTCT is drawn from Candidatus Promineifilum breve and contains these coding sequences:
- a CDS encoding 30S ribosomal protein S1; its protein translation is MSEEQGRRIHADPVADESYWSALFQMEDAFRQDEAPEQHGPAQPPAPEHEPAPALTGNGQHNQPAAFASRVSTDPWQLAQEFMDGDRQLQLKVTGHNKGGLLVSWNGIQGFVPASQLIDFPQFHVPRERLQSLAEWRDRTLQLKIIEVNKPNSRLILSERATLVAATQRTSLLNVVQVGEQREGTVTNLTDFGAFIDLGGVEGLVHISEISWSRVTHPSLMLKPGQVVRVLILNVDPGAARVALSMKRLRPDPWLTAEERYRPDQFVRGVIGTITTYGAFVILEEELEGLVHISELAEGMFMHPRDIVRPGEEVTARVLSVDGRHKRIALSLRGADPKRP